In a genomic window of Pedobacter sp. KBS0701:
- a CDS encoding response regulator transcription factor — protein sequence MLYDIVIIEDETDLGNVISEYLKLRGFSVLWFKTAIEALDYYGKNQLDNKLVIVDVQLPDMNGFDLASEMIKINPDQPFFFLTAHNEKQDRLRGLKIGAIDYISKPFEIEELVLRIGNVINRFSNSAKAQSVPNPGFITIGDVRYHKDQLFVRMPDSREISLTVRESEVLDRLAGNINRVVKKKDILLALWGNDDYFNGKSLEVFISRLRRLFKLSEQVSIENVYGLGYILKVK from the coding sequence ATGCTTTATGATATCGTAATAATTGAAGATGAAACAGACCTGGGCAATGTGATTTCAGAATACCTGAAATTAAGGGGATTTAGTGTATTATGGTTTAAAACCGCTATCGAAGCATTGGATTATTATGGTAAAAACCAGCTTGACAATAAACTCGTGATTGTAGATGTACAGCTGCCTGACATGAATGGTTTTGATTTGGCTTCAGAAATGATAAAGATCAATCCCGATCAGCCTTTTTTCTTTCTTACGGCACATAACGAAAAACAAGACCGGCTTCGCGGCCTCAAAATCGGTGCGATAGATTATATCTCAAAGCCATTCGAAATTGAAGAACTTGTACTGAGAATAGGAAATGTCATTAACAGGTTTTCCAATAGTGCTAAAGCACAATCAGTACCAAATCCCGGATTTATTACCATAGGCGATGTCAGATACCATAAAGACCAATTATTTGTGAGGATGCCTGATAGCAGAGAAATTTCCCTCACCGTACGGGAATCGGAAGTATTGGATCGTTTGGCCGGCAATATTAATCGGGTGGTTAAAAAGAAAGATATTCTTTTAGCCTTATGGGGAAATGACGATTATTTTAACGGAAAAAGCCTTGAAGTTTTTATTTCAAGGCTTCGCAGGCTTTTTAAACTCTCTGAGCAGGTAAGCATAGAAAATGTTTATGGCTTAGGCTATATTTTAAAGGTAAAGTAA